Proteins encoded by one window of Flagellimonas lutaonensis:
- a CDS encoding DUF1684 domain-containing protein, with product MRYLFWAIVLVFMGCRQEKRYHDQKDTGVQVASEAIADIIAFQEKLNKEFKNPETSPLPDRYRKDFEGLDFFDPDTNYIVKARFERTPDAKPFMMPTTTDRKTEEVVYGIAHFELNGKKHRLEVYQTLDLIDEEGFEDYLFLPFLDETNGDETYGGGRYIDLKIPIGDTLVIDFNKAYNPYCVYSKKYSCPLVPRQNYLRTSVRAGVKDFKKDKE from the coding sequence ATGCGTTATCTCTTTTGGGCAATCGTCTTGGTTTTTATGGGTTGTAGGCAAGAAAAAAGGTACCATGACCAAAAAGATACAGGCGTGCAGGTTGCGTCAGAAGCCATTGCGGATATTATCGCCTTTCAAGAAAAACTGAACAAGGAGTTCAAAAACCCAGAAACATCCCCTTTGCCAGATAGGTATCGCAAAGATTTTGAAGGATTGGATTTCTTCGACCCAGATACCAATTACATTGTAAAGGCAAGGTTTGAGCGTACACCCGACGCCAAGCCCTTTATGATGCCCACCACCACCGATAGAAAGACGGAAGAGGTGGTATATGGCATTGCCCACTTCGAGCTCAACGGTAAAAAGCACCGGTTAGAGGTGTACCAGACCCTGGACTTGATCGATGAAGAAGGGTTTGAAGATTATCTGTTCTTGCCCTTTTTAGATGAGACCAACGGGGACGAGACGTATGGCGGCGGCCGATATATAGATTTGAAAATCCCCATTGGCGATACACTTGTAATTGACTTCAACAAGGCCTACAACCCCTATTGTGTCTACAGCAAAAAGTACTCCTGCCCCTTAGTGCCGAGGCAAAACTATTTGAGAACTAGTGTGAGGGCAGGAGTGAAAGATTTTAAAAAAGACAAAGAATAA
- a CDS encoding DJ-1/PfpI family protein, whose amino-acid sequence MSALANNGCKQSPEEITGNEKGAPSLNPEYYNVAFLIMDGTYNTELTAPFDIFQHTQYRKNIKAMNTFTVANTTDPIITFEGIRLIPDFDYTKDSIPKIDILVVPSAEHHLDTDLNDTVMLNFVKRVDKEALFVTSHCDGAFVLAKAGLLDKVFSTTFPSDIGRYRVMFPHLKIKDSVLFVHDGKYITSAGGAKSFEAALYLAELLYGKEIAESLARGLVIDWDVDTVPKFIRQ is encoded by the coding sequence ATGTCTGCCCTGGCCAACAATGGCTGCAAACAAAGTCCTGAGGAGATAACAGGGAATGAAAAAGGCGCACCGTCTTTGAATCCGGAGTATTACAATGTGGCCTTTTTAATTATGGATGGCACCTACAATACCGAGTTGACGGCCCCTTTTGATATTTTTCAGCATACCCAATACCGAAAGAATATCAAGGCGATGAACACTTTTACCGTGGCCAATACCACTGACCCCATCATTACTTTTGAGGGCATCCGTCTGATTCCTGATTTTGATTATACCAAAGATTCCATTCCTAAAATAGATATCTTGGTGGTGCCCAGTGCGGAGCACCACTTGGATACCGATCTGAACGATACCGTCATGTTGAATTTTGTGAAAAGGGTCGACAAAGAAGCACTATTTGTGACCTCACATTGCGACGGGGCCTTTGTTCTGGCAAAGGCAGGCCTACTCGATAAGGTATTCTCAACCACCTTCCCCAGTGATATTGGTCGATACCGTGTCATGTTTCCACATCTAAAGATAAAAGACAGCGTGTTGTTTGTACACGATGGCAAGTACATCACTTCGGCAGGGGGCGCCAAAAGTTTTGAGGCCGCCCTTTATCTGGCTGAATTGCTTTATGGGAAAGAAATAGCCGAGTCACTTGCCCGTGGCCTTGTCATAGACTGGGATGTTGATACGGTTCCGAAGTTTATTCGTCAATGA
- a CDS encoding alpha/beta hydrolase: MRKNYPLVIKKRLPYLIFLLVFQIGISQEVALRKGVIIDSVQVDDENNETFSLYLPTNFVTSKKWPVLYVFDMDGKGLQAMSMFKQAAEAKGYILASPDNINDTLSLSENMLRVGRAIDGVSRLLPIQNERLYVAGFAYGARFANITPLFLNKIRGVISCGASFMNLELLNSKRRFHFIGIVGNKDFNYIELLKLKKVLNGLKHPNQLLVFEGGHKWPDSQHFEKALTLFDLAEMAKGNIPQDSLIVNESYRQDLERFQELRSGSKLLLAEQVLDRMLAVYRPHREVDSLKKLKKELRKDKLYRALKRQENAARFKESLLKEDYVYYIEEDILTYNYNNLGWWNYQMTEINKFIYQGNAAEKRMGHRLQGFINALVEDNIFIINAENQPDEEALLFLYMLKTITDPTDYDYYLKVISLSAKKEDFGTAIFYLEEVLKRGYKDKERLYSLDHTALLRITPEYNKVIEKYLDDARYEIIDE, from the coding sequence ATGAGAAAGAACTACCCACTTGTGATAAAGAAACGCTTACCGTACCTTATTTTTCTTTTGGTTTTTCAAATTGGCATCTCGCAGGAAGTGGCCTTGCGAAAGGGGGTCATCATCGATTCTGTACAGGTAGATGACGAAAACAATGAAACATTTTCGCTATACCTGCCCACCAATTTTGTCACATCCAAAAAATGGCCTGTGTTATATGTTTTTGATATGGACGGTAAGGGCCTTCAGGCCATGTCGATGTTCAAACAGGCGGCCGAGGCCAAGGGTTATATTCTTGCATCACCCGATAACATCAACGACACACTATCGCTATCAGAGAATATGCTGAGGGTGGGTAGGGCAATCGATGGGGTCTCACGGCTTTTGCCCATACAGAACGAACGCCTATATGTCGCCGGTTTCGCCTATGGGGCCCGCTTTGCCAACATCACTCCATTATTTTTAAATAAGATCAGGGGTGTCATATCGTGTGGTGCCAGCTTTATGAACTTAGAATTGCTCAACAGCAAAAGGCGCTTTCATTTTATCGGTATTGTGGGCAACAAAGACTTCAATTATATTGAGTTGCTAAAGTTGAAAAAGGTCTTGAACGGTCTAAAGCATCCGAACCAATTGTTGGTTTTTGAAGGGGGCCACAAATGGCCTGACAGTCAACACTTTGAAAAGGCCCTCACCTTGTTTGACTTGGCCGAAATGGCCAAGGGCAATATACCCCAAGACTCCCTGATTGTCAATGAATCGTATAGGCAAGACCTAGAACGGTTTCAAGAACTGCGCAGTGGGTCAAAGCTTCTGTTGGCCGAACAGGTACTTGACCGTATGCTGGCGGTATACCGCCCCCATAGGGAGGTGGATTCTTTGAAAAAATTGAAAAAAGAGCTTAGAAAAGACAAGCTGTACCGTGCGCTCAAACGGCAAGAAAATGCGGCCCGCTTCAAAGAATCGTTGCTGAAAGAAGACTATGTGTACTATATCGAGGAAGACATCCTTACCTACAATTACAACAATCTGGGCTGGTGGAACTACCAGATGACCGAGATCAATAAATTCATCTATCAGGGCAATGCCGCCGAGAAACGAATGGGGCATCGCTTACAGGGTTTTATAAATGCCCTGGTAGAAGACAATATTTTCATTATCAATGCCGAAAATCAACCCGACGAGGAGGCGTTGTTGTTCCTGTATATGCTGAAAACCATTACAGACCCTACCGATTACGACTATTATCTAAAGGTAATCTCCCTCAGTGCAAAAAAGGAAGATTTCGGTACTGCCATTTTTTATCTGGAGGAGGTTTTGAAAAGGGGCTACAAAGACAAAGAACGACTGTACTCGCTAGATCATACCGCCCTATTGCGCATTACCCCCGAATATAACAAGGTGATCGAAAAATATTTGGATGATGCCCGCTACGAGATCATTGACGAATAA
- a CDS encoding Lrp/AsnC family transcriptional regulator, whose protein sequence is MKVDKLSLRILKELRKNARESYAEIGRKVGLTPPAVAERIKKMEDLGIIEGYQTHLAYHFLGYQLRAIIMLRAFMGKLKPFLDMVKSYDEVVNCYRITGNENIVMEVVLKDQRHLEKFIDELIAYGECRTHIVLSNVVSNEPLNKM, encoded by the coding sequence ATGAAGGTAGATAAGCTCAGTTTGCGCATTCTTAAAGAACTTCGGAAAAATGCCCGTGAATCGTATGCCGAAATCGGACGAAAAGTGGGGTTGACACCCCCAGCGGTGGCCGAACGCATAAAGAAGATGGAAGACCTCGGCATCATCGAGGGGTACCAGACACACTTGGCATATCATTTTTTAGGGTACCAGTTGAGGGCGATTATTATGCTCAGGGCCTTTATGGGCAAATTGAAGCCCTTTCTCGATATGGTGAAGTCATACGACGAAGTAGTGAATTGTTATCGCATAACCGGAAACGAAAATATTGTAATGGAAGTTGTGCTCAAAGACCAAAGGCATCTTGAAAAATTTATAGATGAGCTTATTGCATATGGCGAGTGCCGTACGCACATTGTGCTTTCGAACGTGGTCTCTAACGAACCTTTGAACAAGATGTAG
- a CDS encoding methylmalonyl-CoA mutase family protein encodes MEQNKPYKPKNKIRVVTAASLFDGHDAAINIMRRIIQAAGVEVIHLGHDRSVAEVVECAIQEDANAIAMTSYQGGHNEYFKYMYDLLQERGAGHIKIFGGGGGVILPEEINELMDYGITRIYSPDDGREMGLQGMIDDLVKKSDFSIADLGIPKKQDLGTLLRQKDVKTIARLISLAENRHDEFEEYSPSLKINNEDVPVLGITGTGGAGKSSLVDELVRRFLIDFPDKHLGIVSVDPSKRKTGGALLGDRIRMNAINNPRVYMRSLATRQSNLALSKHVAEAIQVLKAAAFDLIILETSGIGQSDTEILEHSDVSLYVMTPEFGAATQLEKIDMLDFADLVAINKFDKRGAQDALRDVKKQYQRNQNLWDANLDDLPIFGTIASQFNDPGMNRLYVATMQTLSEKTGATFDSDFKVENEPEKMFVIPPARTRYLSEITENNRGYDKNVFKQAKVAQKLYGLFKTMVSLIDLDDRAIEHSLLTKSGLDGPAILSKTKKEDVKQLVSKLLDEFDRVKMNLDPNNWMRLLQWHEKKKAYQAPIYSFKVRGKEIKVDTHTESLAHLQIPKVALPKYEAWGDLLLWMLQENVPGEFPYTAGIYPFKRTNEDPTRMFAGEGGPERTNRRFHYVSLDMPAKRLSTAFDSVTLYGHDPDKRPDIYGKIGNAGVSICCLDDAKKLYSGFDLSDPMTSVSMTINGPAPMLLGFFMNAAIDQNCEKYIKQNGLEDEVNKKIEAIYAKKGVKRPRYNGELPKGNNGLGLMLLGVTGDQVLPREVYDKIKAETLSQVRGTVQADILKEDQAQNTCIFSTEFALRLMGDVQEYFIDHKVRNFYSVSISGYHIAEAGANPISQLAFTLSNGFTYVEYYLSRGMDINDFGPNLSFFFSNGIDPEYAVIGRVARRIWAKAMKEKYGAGSRAQMLKYHIQTSGRSLHAQEIDFNDIRTTLQALYAIYDNCNSLHTNAYDEAITTPTEESVRRAMAIQLIINKELGLAKNENPLQGSFIIEELTDLVEEAVLMEFDRITERGGVLGAMETMYQRSKIQEESLYYETLKHSGKYPIIGVNTFLSSKGSPTVLPAEVIRATEDEKQLQIQTLKNLHKTYVEKSKQLLKELQKTAVANENLFEKLMEVTKYCSLGQITEALFEVGGQYRRNM; translated from the coding sequence ATGGAGCAAAACAAGCCTTACAAGCCCAAGAACAAGATCAGAGTGGTCACGGCAGCCTCGCTCTTTGATGGTCATGATGCGGCCATCAATATCATGCGCCGAATAATCCAAGCAGCTGGTGTTGAGGTAATTCATTTGGGCCATGACCGAAGTGTGGCCGAGGTGGTCGAATGTGCCATACAGGAAGATGCCAATGCCATTGCCATGACCTCTTACCAAGGGGGGCATAATGAGTACTTCAAATATATGTACGACCTGCTTCAGGAAAGGGGCGCTGGGCATATCAAGATCTTTGGTGGCGGCGGTGGTGTCATCTTGCCCGAGGAAATAAACGAACTGATGGATTATGGCATAACACGCATTTATTCACCCGACGATGGGCGTGAGATGGGGCTGCAGGGTATGATCGATGACCTGGTGAAAAAGTCAGATTTCTCGATTGCGGATCTGGGAATTCCAAAGAAGCAGGATCTTGGTACATTGTTAAGGCAGAAAGATGTCAAGACCATAGCGAGGTTGATCTCGTTGGCCGAAAACAGGCATGATGAATTTGAAGAATATTCTCCATCCTTAAAAATAAATAATGAAGACGTTCCCGTTCTGGGTATCACGGGCACCGGTGGGGCGGGCAAGTCAAGCTTGGTAGATGAGCTTGTAAGGCGTTTTTTGATTGATTTTCCCGATAAACATTTGGGCATTGTCTCCGTAGATCCCTCAAAACGCAAGACCGGTGGGGCTTTGCTGGGTGATCGAATTCGAATGAATGCAATCAACAACCCCCGTGTGTACATGCGTTCTTTGGCCACACGACAGTCAAATTTAGCACTTTCAAAACATGTGGCCGAAGCTATTCAGGTACTGAAGGCCGCGGCCTTTGACTTGATTATTTTAGAGACCTCGGGCATTGGCCAGTCAGACACCGAGATTTTGGAACATAGTGATGTTTCGCTGTACGTAATGACCCCTGAATTTGGGGCAGCTACCCAACTCGAAAAAATAGATATGCTCGACTTTGCCGATTTGGTGGCCATCAACAAATTCGACAAAAGGGGCGCCCAAGATGCCCTTCGCGATGTGAAAAAACAATACCAGCGCAACCAAAATCTCTGGGATGCCAATTTGGATGACCTTCCCATTTTTGGAACAATCGCCTCGCAATTCAACGATCCGGGCATGAACCGGCTGTATGTGGCGACCATGCAGACCCTAAGTGAGAAAACGGGCGCTACCTTTGATTCTGATTTCAAGGTCGAGAACGAACCTGAAAAGATGTTTGTCATTCCACCTGCCAGAACACGGTATCTTTCCGAAATAACAGAGAACAATAGAGGGTACGACAAAAATGTATTCAAGCAGGCCAAGGTGGCACAAAAGCTATACGGACTTTTTAAAACCATGGTATCGCTTATCGATTTAGATGATAGGGCCATTGAACATTCCCTTTTGACCAAGTCAGGTTTGGATGGGCCGGCCATCCTATCAAAAACTAAAAAAGAAGATGTTAAGCAACTGGTTTCAAAACTTCTTGACGAATTTGATAGGGTAAAGATGAACCTTGATCCCAACAATTGGATGCGGTTGTTGCAATGGCATGAAAAGAAGAAGGCCTATCAGGCTCCAATATATTCGTTCAAGGTACGCGGAAAAGAAATTAAGGTGGATACACATACCGAATCGTTGGCACACCTTCAGATTCCAAAAGTTGCCCTCCCCAAATATGAAGCCTGGGGCGATTTGCTGTTATGGATGTTGCAAGAAAATGTGCCGGGCGAGTTTCCGTATACCGCAGGAATCTATCCCTTTAAGAGAACCAATGAAGATCCCACCAGAATGTTCGCGGGCGAGGGTGGACCAGAGCGCACCAATCGACGTTTTCATTATGTGAGCCTTGATATGCCGGCCAAACGACTGTCCACGGCTTTTGACTCGGTGACGCTGTATGGACATGATCCAGACAAGCGGCCAGATATTTATGGAAAAATCGGCAATGCGGGGGTTTCTATCTGCTGCCTCGACGATGCCAAGAAACTATATTCTGGCTTTGACCTGAGCGACCCCATGACCTCAGTGAGCATGACAATCAATGGCCCTGCCCCGATGTTGTTGGGGTTTTTTATGAATGCCGCCATTGACCAAAACTGTGAAAAATACATCAAGCAGAATGGCCTTGAAGATGAGGTCAACAAAAAGATAGAGGCCATTTATGCCAAAAAGGGTGTAAAGCGCCCCAGATACAATGGCGAACTGCCAAAGGGCAACAATGGGCTGGGGCTCATGCTTTTGGGCGTCACCGGTGACCAGGTGCTGCCAAGAGAAGTGTACGATAAGATAAAGGCAGAGACCCTCTCGCAGGTAAGGGGTACGGTGCAGGCAGACATACTTAAAGAGGATCAAGCCCAGAATACCTGTATATTCTCAACGGAGTTTGCCCTACGCCTAATGGGCGATGTGCAAGAATATTTTATCGACCATAAGGTCAGAAATTTTTATTCAGTATCCATTTCGGGCTATCATATTGCTGAGGCAGGGGCCAACCCCATTTCGCAATTGGCCTTTACCCTTTCGAATGGCTTTACCTATGTCGAGTACTACCTAAGCCGGGGGATGGATATCAATGATTTTGGTCCGAACCTGTCCTTTTTCTTTTCCAACGGCATTGACCCAGAATATGCCGTAATCGGTCGGGTGGCCCGCAGAATTTGGGCCAAGGCCATGAAAGAAAAATATGGTGCGGGATCACGGGCACAAATGTTGAAATACCATATTCAGACTTCTGGGCGAAGCCTGCATGCCCAAGAAATCGATTTCAATGATATTCGAACTACCCTGCAGGCCCTCTACGCGATTTACGATAACTGTAACTCGTTGCACACCAATGCCTACGATGAGGCCATTACCACGCCTACAGAAGAATCGGTACGCCGTGCGATGGCCATTCAACTTATAATCAACAAAGAATTGGGCTTGGCCAAGAACGAAAATCCGCTTCAAGGATCTTTCATTATCGAAGAGTTGACCGATTTGGTCGAAGAGGCTGTTTTGATGGAGTTTGACCGAATTACTGAAAGGGGAGGCGTTCTCGGTGCCATGGAGACCATGTACCAGCGTTCAAAAATTCAAGAAGAAAGTCTTTATTACGAAACCTTGAAACATTCAGGAAAGTACCCGATCATCGGTGTCAACACGTTTTTGAGTTCGAAAGGCTCGCCAACGGTTTTGCCCGCTGAGGTCATCAGGGCCACCGAAGACGAAAAACAACTGCAGATCCAAACGCTCAAAAACCTCCATAAGACCTATGTGGAGAAATCAAAACAACTCCTCAAAGAGCTGCAAAAAACTGCCGTGGCCAATGAAAATCTTTTCGAGAAGTTGATGGAGGTTACCAAGTACTGCTCATTAGGGCAAATTACCGAAGCACTGTTTGAGGTAGGGGGGCAGTACCGACGAAATATGTAA
- the purU gene encoding formyltetrahydrofolate deformylase: MKLTFLIHCPDQAGIISSVTSFLHQNGGNVIYLDQHVDKEAGVFFMRLESDFQQNTDKQVLRASFQGELANRYEMEWSIHQERIKPRMAIFVSKYKHCLYDLLSRYQSGELLVEIPFILSNHQDLSFIADQFQIPFHHVPVSKELREKAAQQQLDLIEEHHVDFVVLARYMQIISPRVIEALPNRIINIHHSFLPAFAGAKPYHAAFKRGVKIIGATSHYVTEELDAGPIIAQDVATVSHSHFIEDLVAVGRDLEKIVLSKAVQLHVKRKTMVYNNRTVVFT; this comes from the coding sequence GTGAAACTAACTTTTCTAATACATTGTCCCGATCAAGCCGGAATCATTAGCTCGGTAACCAGTTTCTTGCACCAGAACGGAGGAAATGTCATATACCTCGACCAGCATGTGGATAAGGAAGCTGGGGTCTTTTTCATGCGATTGGAGAGTGATTTTCAGCAAAATACAGACAAACAGGTCCTAAGAGCATCTTTTCAGGGCGAACTGGCCAATCGGTATGAAATGGAGTGGAGTATCCACCAAGAGCGCATAAAACCGCGAATGGCCATATTTGTGTCAAAATACAAGCATTGCCTGTACGATTTGCTCAGCCGGTACCAGTCTGGCGAGTTGCTGGTGGAGATTCCTTTTATTTTAAGCAACCACCAAGACCTTTCATTTATTGCAGATCAGTTTCAGATACCTTTCCATCATGTGCCTGTCAGCAAAGAATTGCGAGAAAAAGCAGCCCAACAACAACTCGATCTCATCGAAGAACACCACGTAGATTTTGTGGTTTTGGCGCGTTACATGCAGATTATTTCACCAAGAGTCATTGAAGCGTTACCCAATAGAATCATTAATATTCACCACTCGTTCTTGCCTGCATTTGCCGGCGCCAAACCCTACCATGCAGCGTTCAAAAGAGGGGTAAAGATTATTGGGGCAACCAGTCATTATGTGACCGAAGAACTTGACGCTGGACCCATTATTGCCCAAGATGTAGCGACGGTAAGCCACTCTCATTTCATTGAAGACTTGGTGGCTGTGGGTCGTGATCTTGAGAAAATCGTTCTCTCAAAAGCGGTACAATTGCACGTCAAAAGAAAGACCATGGTCTACAACAACAGAACGGTGGTTTTTACCTGA